CCACGTCAGATAAGCAGAAACGTAGAAACTGATAGTTAGACCACGATGCTCATAGAATAACGCGTACTGCAGAGGGCGTCCATGTAAGGTAGAACATCTGCTGGCATCAGAATCAAATTACCAATACGCATTGGTTCGAGTCATCGGAATCACAATCGGTACAAACATCGAATAACCAATCGTTTTTACCTATCCGTCAACCGTACTGCTCCATTCGGTTGTTTCGCGAACCAATCAACGTGCAACGTTCAAACGCAAAATTCACAGTGTAACTCTAACCGACGATACTGCAAGGCGAAAACAAAGAAACGGCAACCAACAAAATTTAATCGTAGAAATGATCGGTTCGTGACTTTGTTCCGATCCCCTATGACGTACTACTTCGTGGATATCGAAAGGTGGAACTTGTTTCCCCGTGAGAGAAAGAGGTACACCTACGGTGTTCGTAGAAGGCGGTTTCGCTGTTTTACCGAGCGTGCATATCCTCATCCCCACTTTATCGAGAAAGCATCAACGACACCTACGATCGCTGGTGGTGCGACTGCGAGAGAGCAGCAACAAAGCGGATGAAAGAACGAGAATCATTCTTGGATGGACAGTGGTATCGTGGTAGAGTGTGGTCTCAGTCTAGAAAGGGTAGACTGGAAACGAAGAAGAGGAGAGAGGTGCGGTGAGAAAGAGAGAGCGGGCGCGTGTGGCAAGGTCGGTGTGGCGTGCGGTGAAGTTTACGGGCTTTATTAAAGTGCAGTCGGCCGGGTTGAAAAAAACAATCGACGGACATAATACGGCGCCCCGTGAAGTCCGATGTCTAGTGCTGAGGTGGTGGAGAGCTCCGTTGACCCCCCAGCCAAGAAGcgacgcgttgctgccactacgGGAGGAGCCGACGACTCGACGACGATCGCAGACATGGCGAAAAATGGCTCGACGTCCCGGGCTCCCGCCGAAATCGATGAGGGTCTTTACTCCAGGCAGCTTTATGTCCTCGGCCATGACGCTATGCGTCGCATGGCATCATCAGATGTTCTGATATCCGGTCTCGGTGGTCTTGGCGTTGAAATCGCCAAGAACGTCATCCTCGGCGGCGTCAAATCCGTTACCTTACACGATGACGCGCTATGCCAGATCTCGGACCTTGGTTCGCAGTTCTATCTCAAAGAAGCAGACATAGGTGAGCATCCGGAACTGCGAATTACGGACACACGTGAGCGCCTTTAACGGCCACAGTTTTTTTCTCGAGTTGACGTCAGGATTTCAATGGCCCCGATCGATTAGGATACTTCGATGATATAATCGATCGTTGCGACGATTGATGTTAGAAAATATTGTTTTCAAATATTATGTACACGCGACTCTCGGTAGATGTAAATACAAATAGGAAACTGTTGCAACTAACATTCTTAATAGCACACTTGCATACCGATCATAGTTTTGTTTTATCCTTAAATGAAGATCTGAATAATTACAGTCTTCGATAATGTTTAATCATCGTATGGTTAAATAGAGCACAGCTgcattttttattgttttattttcagATAAAAACAGAGCTGCTGCTTGTTGTCAGCGCTTGTCCGAGCTCAATAATTATGTCCCTACCCGCCACTATTCTGGACCTTTAACAGATTCTTACATCAAGAAGTTCAAGGTTGTTGTTCTGACTGAAACCCCGTTAAAAGAGCAATTACGCATCTCTGAAATTACTCATGCAAATGACATAGCACTTATTATAGCAGATACTAGAGGCCTTTTCTCTCAAGTGTTCTGTGACTTTGGGGAATCATTTGCAGTAGTTGATATCAATGGTGAACCACCTGTAAGTGCAATGGTTGCCAGTATCTCTCAAGATGTTGAAGGTGTTGTTACATGTTTAGATGACACACGTCATGGCATGGAAGATGGTGACTATGTCACATTTTCTGAAGTGCAAGGGATGACAGAGTTAAATGGTTGTGaaccaataaaaattaaagttcTTGGTCCATATACTTTCAGTATTGGAGATACGTCTAAATATTCTGAGTACATACGTGGTGGCATAGTAACAGAAGTGAAGATGCCAAAGACCTTATGTTTTTCTTCTTTGTCAGGGGCTTTAAAGGATTCCAAGTTTCAAATTACAGATTtcggaaaattaaattattcggAGCAGATGCATTTTgctttttcagtgttgcaccgtTATGTAGAAACAAAAGGGAAACTACCCAAACCATGGAATCAAGAAGATGCAAATGAATTTTTGTCTCTTGCTAAAGCAATGAAAGAAGAAACAGGCAATGAAATTGAGATCAATGTAGAATTGTTTGAAATATTTGCAAAGATATCTTCTGGTAACTTGAACCCAATGAATGCTACTATTGGCGGAATCGTAGCTCAAGAAGTTATGAAGGCTTGTTCTGGGAAATTCCATCCTATATATCAGTGGTTGTATTTTGATGCTATTGAATGTTTGCCTGTAGATCGTTCTGAACTCACAGAAGAAGATTGCGCTCCCACTGGATCACGTTACGATTCACAAGTCGCCGTTTTCGGTCGTAAATTTCAGTCAAAGATTGGAGgcttaaaatattttgttgtaGGGGCAGGAGCCATTGGTTGCGAATTGCTCAAAAACTTCGCAATGTTAGGTGTTGGTGCTCAGAATGGTAGTGTCACGATCACTGACATGGATTTGATtgaaaaatctaatttgaatAGACAATTTCTATTCAGACCATCCGATGTTCAACAATCTAAATCATCAACAGCAGCTAGAGTTATAAGAGGCATGAATCCAGATATGAAAGTAATTGCTCATGAAAACAGAGTTTGCCCAGAAACGGAAAAGATATACAACGATGATTTCTTTGAGGTTCTAGATGGAGTTGCAAATGCTCTAGATAACGTTAATGCTCGTATTTATATGGACCGCCGTTGCGTATACTATAGAAAACCTCTTTTAGAGTCTGGTACCTTAGGTACAAAAGGCAATACTCAAGTTGTTGTTCCATTCTTAACTGAATCTTATAGCTCCTCTCAAGATCCACCGGAAAAGAGTATACCAATTTgcacattaaaaaatttccccAATGCCATAGAACATACTTTACAATGGGCTAGAGATAATTTCGAAGGTTTATTCCGTCAGGCTGCGGAAAATGCCGCTCAATATATATCTGATTCACAATTTGTAGACAGAACGCTAAAACTGCCTGGGGTACAACCTTTAGAAGTATTAGAATTTGTTAAAACGGCATTGATCGATGAAAGACCAAAAACTTTCGCAGATTGTATTGCATGGGCTCGTTGTCATTGGCAAGAACAATATAGCAATCAGATTAGACAACTTCTATTCAACTTTCCTCCTGATCAAGTAACATCCAGTGGCCAACCATTCTGGTCTGGCCCTAAACGGTGTCCCGATCCGCTCACATTCAACGTTAACGATCCATTGCATTTAGATTATATTGTAGCTGCTGCTAACTTGAAAGCAAAAGTCTACAGTATTCCTATAAATAGAAACCGGGAAGAAATCGCTAGGATTGCAGCTACCGTGAAAGTACCAGAATTTACGCCGAAGTCTGGAGTGAAGATCGCCGAGACGGACTCGCAGGTTCAAGTATCCAATGGCAGCGGAAATATCGATCATGAGAGACTTAATCAATTACAAGAAGAACTGCCAAAGGTTGAGGAACTTAATGGTCTAGTAATTCATCCGCAAGAATTCGAGAAAGATGACGATACTAATTTCCACATAGACTTTATCGTGGCTGCCTCAAATCTCCGTGCTACTAACTATAAAATTCCACCTGCCGATAGGCATAAGAGTAAACTCATCGCTGGTAAAATCATACCAGCAATCGCTACCACCACTTCGGTAGTAGCTGGCCTGGTATGTCTCGAATTGATCAAGTTAACTCGCGGCGTCAGAGATTTGGCTATCTACAAAAATGGATTTGTCAATCTGGCTCTACCATTCTTTGGGTTTTCCGAACCTATTGCTGCGCCAAAACTGAAATACTACGACACAGAATGGACTCTGTGGGACCGGTTTGAAGTAAAGGGAGAACTAACGCTCAAAGAATTTTTAGATTACTTCAAAGAACATCACAATCTGGAGGTCACTATGTTGTCGCAGGGTGTCTGTATGCTTTACTCGTTCTTCATGGCTAAGCCTAAATGCCAGGAACGCATGGGCCTTCTAATGTCGGAGGTAGTGAAAAAGGTATCGAAGAAGAAGCTGGAACCCCATGTACGCGCATTGGTATTCGAACTCTGCTGTAATGATTCTGATGGTAACGACGTGGAAGTCCCATATGTTCGTTACACCTTGCCCTGAAGCTTGTTGGAATCACTG
This genomic window from Colletes latitarsis isolate SP2378_abdomen chromosome 8, iyColLati1, whole genome shotgun sequence contains:
- the Uba1 gene encoding ubiquitin-like activating enzyme 1, translating into MSSAEVVESSVDPPAKKRRVAATTGGADDSTTIADMAKNGSTSRAPAEIDEGLYSRQLYVLGHDAMRRMASSDVLISGLGGLGVEIAKNVILGGVKSVTLHDDALCQISDLGSQFYLKEADIDKNRAAACCQRLSELNNYVPTRHYSGPLTDSYIKKFKVVVLTETPLKEQLRISEITHANDIALIIADTRGLFSQVFCDFGESFAVVDINGEPPVSAMVASISQDVEGVVTCLDDTRHGMEDGDYVTFSEVQGMTELNGCEPIKIKVLGPYTFSIGDTSKYSEYIRGGIVTEVKMPKTLCFSSLSGALKDSKFQITDFGKLNYSEQMHFAFSVLHRYVETKGKLPKPWNQEDANEFLSLAKAMKEETGNEIEINVELFEIFAKISSGNLNPMNATIGGIVAQEVMKACSGKFHPIYQWLYFDAIECLPVDRSELTEEDCAPTGSRYDSQVAVFGRKFQSKIGGLKYFVVGAGAIGCELLKNFAMLGVGAQNGSVTITDMDLIEKSNLNRQFLFRPSDVQQSKSSTAARVIRGMNPDMKVIAHENRVCPETEKIYNDDFFEVLDGVANALDNVNARIYMDRRCVYYRKPLLESGTLGTKGNTQVVVPFLTESYSSSQDPPEKSIPICTLKNFPNAIEHTLQWARDNFEGLFRQAAENAAQYISDSQFVDRTLKLPGVQPLEVLEFVKTALIDERPKTFADCIAWARCHWQEQYSNQIRQLLFNFPPDQVTSSGQPFWSGPKRCPDPLTFNVNDPLHLDYIVAAANLKAKVYSIPINRNREEIARIAATVKVPEFTPKSGVKIAETDSQVQVSNGSGNIDHERLNQLQEELPKVEELNGLVIHPQEFEKDDDTNFHIDFIVAASNLRATNYKIPPADRHKSKLIAGKIIPAIATTTSVVAGLVCLELIKLTRGVRDLAIYKNGFVNLALPFFGFSEPIAAPKLKYYDTEWTLWDRFEVKGELTLKEFLDYFKEHHNLEVTMLSQGVCMLYSFFMAKPKCQERMGLLMSEVVKKVSKKKLEPHVRALVFELCCNDSDGNDVEVPYVRYTLP